ATATTCTTCTTCTCGATCTCCTCTTATTTAGCTATTACCACCAAGAACAGATGGGTTAGCCATTACCACCAACAACAAAAAAAGAACTCTTCAAATAATTTCTTTTGATTATCACCAAATGTGAGGGTGGTGCTCAATGGATGCAGGATTGCCTATTTATACATGTAAAACACCGCCTAGAACTATGATAATTATCATTGAATGAATCGTCTTCCTTGATTTGCGACGACTAATTAAAGATGTTACTTAAAAGACAATGAATCAATAGATCCCGTAACGTCTACAAACTAAAGACGATTCGATGCTAACGGCGCAGAGCACAGATTCTCTTCACGCCGATTCGTCAAACGCGAGATGTGAATCTCCATTGCTGGTTAACCCACTGACAGATCGAAGAAGAATATGAAACCCTAAATTGAGAGAGATCGAATAAGACGATGAAACCCTAAACTGAGAAGACTCTGCAAGCGAATGGAGATGTCGCTCTCTATTGGAGTGGATATTTGCCATTCTTAATATTAAAACGAAAGCCCAGTAAACTCATTACACCATGAACAAAAAACTTACAAATATAAGCATGAGATCAAAGCCCATCACGCTGCAGTTTAAGTGATACAGTACGTTTTGCGTAAGTGGACACGTGGCGACTCCAAGACGCACGACTTTCCTATGTGGACGATGACGTGGAAGCTTGTGAGAGAAGCAAACCCTTTTTTATAGTAATAGATTTATAATTAGACTAAATTAATATTAACTAATAGAAATATTACTGTACATTAATATTTTGAAAAGGAAAAAAAAATTTTTAATATATAATAGTATGGTACTAGATAGGCTAGTACTAGTCACTACTATATAAAAGAGGTTAATTTGGGAGCTTCTAAGGGGTGCCACATGGGCATAAATATTCTCCACCAATCAATCTGCCAGGTAATCGCGGACTGGACTTGGAATAAAAAAGTTAAGTTACCTTCCCTGCCCATTTAAACCATTTCGCAGCCCATAAAAAAGTATGTTGATACGGGTCCGGTTATATCGGGAGTCTCGATCCCGTTTCTCTAAAATACAAAGCTAGACCTGATATCAGACCCTAGGAAAACTCATTAACTATCTTCACAGCCAACTTCCAGCCTTCTCTTCATCGTGCCCTACTTCTCAGTAACGGCTTCACCTCACTTAAATCTGAAGCCATTAAACCTTGCAATCAATCTCTGTTAACTCGATCCCCACTATGTCTCATTACTTCAAAACCTTCATCCTCTTCAGCTTCTTCGCGATTTCGAACCTAGAAATAGGCATCTCTGGCTTGATGGTTCCCGCAGATTCATCGCTCCTCTCTACCCTAAAATCAGACACACTCGAGCAAGAACGATGGCCACTTCCAAGATCTCTCTTTCCAAGCTGAAGCCAGGGCGTGTACTCGGACCGTTGTCACACGCCTACTCTGATTTGATTTTGCAAAGAAAGGAATGTCAAGAAGGCTTTGTGAACTAATGGGCATCTGATATGCTTGTCTTTGATGATCAGGTATCTATAGCAGTTTATGTCTTAGTCTTTGTTGTTATGTCGTCTATGTTTACAATGTCTTCTTACTGATTACAAATCTCTTTTTTTTTTGCAGTCCTCTCTCATCCAAACATTTGTATATGTTCATCGCCTAAACATATTCTGAGATCTTCTTAGGGAGGTAACTATGAACGAGCTTAATGGCTTCGATGTGGCGAGAAGCAACAATCATTTCAAGATTTGTAATTCCGTTGTTGTAGCCATCCGTCTTAACGAGTTTAGAAAGATGGTTGAAGTGCCAGCGGTTGCTAATCCAATCCCTAGTGAGATGTCCAGGTTCCGAAATGTTGAGCAAATCATGTCTTTAGCTAATACTAACGTCGAGCTGCCATGTAAGTCTTCACCAGCCTTACTATGTCTGTAGTCATAACTTAAATATTCAGACATCTCATACCATATAACCATATCTTTTAGACATCATTGGTGAGGTATGCGATATCAGGATCACAGTCAGACAATGGTTAACATCCGAGTATATAAGTAATATATCTGACCAACTATTACTCAGTGATTTTTTAATATGTATCTTTATAACCAGAGTTGATATTTACTTAAAAAACCACGTCCTTACTTGGCAGGGATGCAACTTTGTGCGTAAGCGTTTTTGACAGTGTTGCTGAGCTCCTCCACAAGAGGCTGGAAGCTGGTGTTGTCCATCCAAAAGTGATGGTAGCAACCAACATCAACCCCAAGTTTGTAGGAGGTGAGCAGTTTTGGTATTATATTTAGACAAATTCACGTTTTTTATGTCTCAAACCAAGAAAAAAAGTTCAAAAAATGATCTGCAGGTCGACTTTACCTCAATGCTTTTTTGGGACATTTTTTTATTTTGACAATGAGGTGGCCGCAAGCCGGAATCTATTTGAGGAGTACTTAAATTATCTCTCATACTTTTAAAGCGAGGTGTACACATGTCGTTGTCCATATTCTTAGCACATACCATTTCCAGGTTGTCTTCCAAACCCGACTCGATGTTTTGTTTGCTTCCTATTATATGCTTCATGTTACTATGACTCTATGTTTATTTTGGTCGACATATACTACATAATACTCTATATTATAATCTCTGTAGCGAATAAGTTTGTCTCTCACTGCTTATAACATGTAAACTTGGTTATAATATTTCCTTTTACGGTTTTCACATGATATCTGCAAATGGTGATAGGAGGTCCTCCACAGCTTCATTCTCAGTTCTTGTGATGCACACGTAAGATGGATTGAATAACAAGTACGATGCTAAGAATATCAACAGCCTCAACTAATGTTATGAGATGCATATGAGCTTCACATAATGACTCCAGTAGTACATCATGTGCATTATTTAATCAATCCAACCGGCGTTCACTGAAACTACTGATTATATGTCGTCAAATTATTAAACCGTTATCAAAGTTTCCAGTTTGTAATACGCATAGGCAAAAAAAGACTTTATTATTTAACATTAAAAAAGAAAACAAGGCTACGTATAATAACTGCCATAGAAAACAAAAAGACACGTTAAAAACCTTTCTATTTATAGCAGGCACAGTGCTAGCGTCATTAGTCTTTGGACATCTGCAACTATGTTCAGATTAACAGTTAATATGCATCTACAAAAGAAGGAAAGGAACTTTGCAGACTGGATATTGGAAGTTTGGAATGGTACGGCTGCAACTGTGGAAAGTCTATCTGATAAACACAGAGAAGGAGATCAGATTGCAATGCTTACTAAATTCATGATCCCAAATTCAGAACAGCGAGAACGCTCTTTAACTGATGCCGCCTACCCAGACTTCATTAACAACTACCAAAACCTCCAATACTTAAGAAAAATGGCAATATTAAGTCCAACAAATGATACAGCCTATGAGATAAATTAGCTCATTCTATCAATGGTTCTTTCAAGAATTAAAGAGTACTTGATTATAAAAATTCCTCTGACTAAAGGGAAAAACAAACAAATTATTGATTGAAACCCACATTGCATTGCATGTGCGTTTGAAGAAGGTAATCACAGGTCGGAATGGCTACTCCATCCCCACCAACCTTTCTATTCTCCTGTCACCATTGTCTTTGTTTTAAACAAAAGCTTGGCCTCAATGAATAGACTACGTCAACAATAAGATAACCCTGAAATACATATTGTTCTTTTTTCTAAGTAATAACAGATTTTTTTAATAAACTAAAACATCTTCAACGTAGTTTAATTTTAAATTACACGAACTAAACTCATATGTAATGGACGTTTCAATACCGGTTATGTTTCTTGCCAAAAAATTTAAAATCATATTAATAAAACAATTCAAAAATCTAATACAAAAATTTAATAATCAGGTTTCTAATATTTTGAACTTTCGTATACATATATAAATTGCCAAAATATTTTAAATTTGCCTATTGTGATTGTGTATACATTACACTAATATTTTAAATAATTCAAAGAAAAAACAAAGTTCTCAACAAAATATCATAGCAGGAAACAATTAACGATTAAAATACTAAATATAAATCCCAAACCAATATTACATAATCATACAACATATATTTTACACTACAACCAAAAATCACACATCGAAACACAGAACTTAAAACAAAACGCAAAACTGGATGACTTGCAACATATCAAACTACCAGCTATTCTACATCGTTGTCAAAACCTTAGATCATTGTAATCCAATTACTCGGAACACCCAAATCAAACAAACAAACCACATCTAACCAAAATCTCCGCGCTTCGCGCGGACAACCCCTAGTAACTACAAAGACTCGAAAAAGAAAAATAGTAAAATAGATGTGGAATAATAAATCTTGGATTTTCACAACGACCAAACCAAAGAAATCGCATCTTCAATAAGAAGATAAAAATTGATTGACACAAACGTTTCTGGCCTTGCAAGTCACAGTTCTCCATTAAAAGTCTAAATAAAAACGTGAAAAATTCATATGTTGTCATTCGTCAACAGTCAAACACGATACGCTGGTTGTCTTTTTTCAGTCGTTGGTACTGTATTTTGTTTGGATTATTTCAATTCGTTTCTAGAATATAAATACATATATATTCATGACTTAATCTCTTTTTATACGAAAACAAATACAAGTCACTAATTTTGGAAAGACCAATTAGTATAGTCTTCCTGAAAAATCAGCAAACTTACAAAAAGATATAAAATTCGACGGCCACTATTTTTGCTCTTTCCATTAATTTCTTTTATGAAATATACAGATATCTGAGGATCAAATCTTGTCAGATATGGCAGAGTTGAAAAGAAACCTTACTTTGGTCTCGACCCTTTTGATTTTGCTTCAACTATGCAGCATCGTATCTTGCACCACAAGCACCTCAATCACCAGAAACAACACCATACGAGACGGAGACACACTGATCAGCGAGGAAGAAGTCTTCGAGCTCGGATTCTTCAGCCCGAAAGATTCAACCTTAAGGTATGTCGGAATCTGGTACAAGAACATCGAACCTCAAACAATTGTCTGGGTAGCAAACCGAGAGAGGCCATTGTCTGATCACAACGGAACTCTGAAGCTTGCAGATGACGGGAACTTGGTGGTCGTAGATGGAGAAAACAACACCGTTTGGTCCACAAACGTGCCGCCCAAGTTGAACAATACCGTTGCTGTTCTATTGGAAACAGGGGATCTGGTTCTGTCTTCAGATTCAGACAGGGACACTAGGTTTTGGGAGAGCTTTAACAACCCAACTGATACTTTCTTGCCCGGTATGAGGGTTAGGGTGAACCCAACAAGCGGAGAGAATCGCGCTTTTACACCATGGATGTCCGAAACTGATCCTTCACCAGGAAGGTATTCGTTAGGGATTGATCCTATTGGACCACCAGAGATTGTGATTTGGGAAGGAGAAACGAGGAAATGGCGAAGCGGTCCGTGGGATTCGGTTATCTTTACCGGTATACCGGATATGTCCCGTGTCACGAACTATATTTACGGCTTTAAGCTTTCTTCTCCTCCTGAAAGAGATGGTAGCGTGTACTTCACGTATGTTCCGTCAGATAGCTCTGACTTGCTAAGGTTTCAGATTACGCTTGATGGTGTAATAGAGCAGTTCAGATGGAACAAAGATGCCAAGAGCTGGACTTTGCTTCTGTTGAAACCGAGCACGGAATGTGAGAAGTATAACCGTTGCGGTAATTACAGCGTATGTGATGAGAGCAAAGAGTTTGGTTCCGGTAAATGTAGTTGCATCGATGGGTTTGAGCCGGTGAATCAGAATCTGTGGGACGATGGAGATTTCTCGGGTGGCTGCAAAAGAAGAGTGCCATTGAACTGTAGCCAGAGTCTGAGAGAAGACGAGTTCATGGAACTTAGGGGAATGAAGTTGCCTGATTTTGGATCATTTGTTTCCCTTAGAAACTCAGAGACTTGTAAAGATGTATGCGTCAGGGATTGCTTGTGTAATGCTTATGCGTTTGTTAGAGGGATCGGATGCATGATTTGGACTAGAGATTTGATAGATATGGAGCGTTTTCAGCATGGTGGACAGTCTATTAACATCCGGCTAGCAGAATCTGAACTAGGTCTGTAAAATGTTTGAGTAGTCATAATACATTTTGAAAGATTAAACATAACTGATCCTAAAATACTTGGACTTCTTTTGTTGTGTGAGTAGGTGGGAAGGAAAACTCAAAGCTATGGATCATTATTTTAAGTGTTATAGGAGCCTTCTTGCTCGTATTATGCATTTGGATATTGTGCAAGTTCAAGAAAAGAGTTAAAGGTGAAGTCTCTAGTCACACACATTGCTTTAAAAAGAGTACGTGCATATATGATCAATTATTTGTTGGTTGTAAGTCATGTAATATTTTTTTCGTTATTTTTAATAGAATAAATCAGCTTAAAAATATGCAGCTATATTGTGGAGGAATAAACACCTTCCAGTTTTCGAAGAGAACAAAGACTACTCGGTGAAGTCCTCAAGCTCGACGAGCCAAGTTCTGGTAGGGGGTCTAGTTGACACACCAGATTTTCCCATTTTCAGTTTCAACAGCGTTGCCTTAGCAACAGGAAATTTCGCTGAAGAAAACAAGCTTGGACAGGGCGGATTTGGTACTGTATATAAGGTCAAGCAATGGAATATTACTAGTAGTAATCTTATTGAGAGACTAATGTTGGTGATAAAGTTTTAATCCTTATCTAACAATTGTGTTGTGTTTGAACAGGGAAACTTTCCAGGGGACACAGAGATCGCGGTGAAGCGATTATCAGGGAAATCCAAGCAAGGGCTAGAGGAATTCAAGAACGAGATCTTACTGATTGCCAAACTCCAGCATCGAAATCTTGTTAGATTAGTAGGATGTTGCATTGAAAACAATGAGAAAATACTTCTCTATGAATACATGCCAAATAAGAGCTTGGACAGTTTCCTTTTCGGTATGTTTTCTACAAAAAATTTTGGAAGTTTTCTGGATTGAGTATATAACTAGTCCTTTGCGCAGATGAGGGTAAACGAGGAAGTTTAGACTGGAAGAAACGATGGGATATCATTGGAGGAATCGCGAGGGGATTGCTTTACTTGCATAGAGACTCAAGACTAAAAATCATTCACCGTGACCTAAAATCTAGCAATATCTTGCTTGACAAGGAAATGAATCCGAAGATTTCGGACTTTGGTATGGCTCGGATCTTCAACTACCGACAAGATCAGGCCAACACGATCCGAGTTGTCGGCACATAGTAACTAAGCGAACCTCTTTGTTGTTTTCTCTTCTTTATCAATCTCTTATGGTTTTGATGTTGGTAAAATGTGTAGTGGTTATATGGCTCCGGAGTATGCAATGGAAGGGATGTTCTCAGACAAATCTGATGTGTATAGCTTTGGAGTGCTGATACTGGAGATTGTAAGTGGAAGCAAGAACTTTAGCTTTCGAGGGTCTGAACATGGAAGTCTCATCGGCTATGTAAGTTTCTCTTGATATTTAGGTTTGGTTCCTTTTTTCTTCAAATCAAGAAACTAATGTTCTAAAGGACGTAACAAAAACTCAGGCCTGGAATTTATGGAGCCAAGGAAAGACCAAAGAGCTAATAGATCCAACGGTGAAGGACACTCAAGACGTGAACGAAGCAATGAGATGCGTCCACGTGGGGATGTTGTGTACACAAGACTCGGTAATATACAGACCAAACATAGGTTCGGTTTTATTGATGTTGGAGAGCCGAATGAGTAACCTTCCACGACCGAGACAGCCTACCTTCCACTCGTTCTTGAACTCCGGCGAGATCGTGGAAGGTCAGGATGTTGCTACGGTTAACGATATTACTTTGACCACTGTTGTTGGTAGATAACTACTTTGATGAATTAGTTGTTCTTCCCAATGCTCTTTTGCTTCTCATTTTTTCTCTCCGGAAGTCTCTTAGTTTTCAACTTTTGTACATAATAAATTTTCGTCTTGTTTAACATTTTCAAATACATGCTTGAATTTGAACATTGTCGAGGAAAATAAACAAATCGGATTTATACTCTAGCTGTTTTTTGGGGTCAGCATATTTAATTGTGATTTGTGAATGCCAAATAATAGATGTTGGAGCATGTGGAAGACATGCAACTCATATGGTTCTAAAGCCACTTCAACTAAACTTCATGCTTTATTTATTTATTAATCTCTAAAGTCCACACGACTTTTTAACACTAAAAAGCGATACCGATCGTCGGGAAAATAAAGGATTTCCTTGAAAGCTAAACTGGCAGAAACAAGTTGTTCGGAGACGACAATACTTTTACAGTTTCACGTAAGAAAATATTTTGGCACAAACTTAAACTAAACTCAGGCCCGTCTCAAGTATTATATGGGCCCTGAGCTAAAAATATTTTTCCGCATACAAAAAAAACTTTAAAAATATTGAGCCCTTTTTTTTTTGTCAACTTATTCGGCTCTAATCTAGGCTAGAAAAAAGTCAAAAATTGTAAAGGCCCTGTATAAATGCACCCTCATCACATGCACAAGACCGAGCATGACTAAACTACATAATAATTAAGAGGATGAAACTTAGAGCAAAGATTAAAACTCATCACCAAAGCGAAGTAGAAGAATGCTCCAACAAAGTATTAGTAGACCAATAAGCTAAAAGACTCCGGTAAGGCTTTCTTGGAACTATACGCTTTTGCAACAAAACATCTCTAGTAAGGTTGTTTGATGAGGTTCGATGTGATTGACCCGCCTTATGTTGGACTTCTCAACTTACCTAGCGGAAGAAAAGAGGTTCCTCCTAGTTCATGAACACCCTAGGCAGTTTCGGAGGCAACATGAAACATCCTGACCCAATAATCTTTGGAAAGTCTTTGGAAATTCAAAATAAAACTGGAAGAATTTTTCACAAAGTAACATAATAAAACACCGCAACTTTATTAATAGAACCGAGTTAAATAACGTGGACAATAAGAAAAAAGTTTGTAGGCTTCTATAAAATCTTCCATGTTTATGAATACCCAGTCATGCTGGTCTTCACAGTCTCGCGCTTCGGTCCATACAACTACTCCTCATCTGCATCACGAAAAGGAAACATGAGCATGCAAAAATACTCAATAAGAATGCTCAAAACAGCCTACATGCAACCCCTAACATATCTAACATCAAACAAGGAATTTCATTCTAGCAACTTAACATTTCATTTATTCCTTATAATTAACCATTTTCCTTTCGGTTAGCCATTTTTAACTTAGTTATTCCTACACATTTCATTACTTAAAACACTTTTCTACTTATTTTGACTCCAAAGGTCACATACGGCCAAAGCCAATCATGCACGACCCAAAGCTATAATTCTTGTCCCGTAGCTATCATACATGGCCTGAAGCCACTTGATATGTCGGTCCCTCGTAAGGCCCGAGGCCAACGGCCCCAAAGGTCCCTCGTAAGGCACCGAAGCCAAAATACAATCATTATTTCTTTTTACAGCCTAAAATCAAAGCGTAATTTCCTTATGTAAGTCCATCTGCGTAATCCCGTACTTTCATTCTTATTCCATTTTCTTAACATTTTCCATTTAACATGTTAATTCATTTCAGATCAAATCCTACGTTTTTGACATAAAAAATTCCATGCCATCATTACACATAATCTAACATGCCATATTCAAAGAACCCGAAGAACGTTCTTTGAACCCTGAAGAATCACTTCGAGGAATAAAGAAAAAAAATTCTATAAACGCAACATTCATTCCCATACCATAGTATTTTCAGATCAAATTTACGAAAAACATTATGCTAACAAGTTGCCACAAATCAAGTCCTCACCTTAGCTAAATCTCAAAGATTCAAAGACTCTGAACTTCCTAGGATTTTCCGGCGATAAACTCCTCAGCCCCTCTTTGCTCGATCCCTCTTCTTGAACTTCTCTCTCTCTACCGACTCGTTTCTCCTCTCTAATTTCTCTCTCGACTCGTTTTCTGAGTAGTGAGAGAAATGAGAGTTGAACATCCTTTTTATAACGTTCTGTATACTTCCTCACTACGACAGGCTATCAAGTATCAATGTTGTTTCTTTATCTGTCATGGTCAAATCCTACCATAAATGTCTCGACTCTGTCTCTACGATTCTTTCCTTATTTGACTCCTACATAACTGAACTTCCTGTTGTATAATCCCATTGCGATAAATTAGTCAAACTTGTCTTACTTGGAACCCACATTGTCCAACGGCCAAACTTTCTTAATTGGCTTTGTGGCCCGTTATTCCCTTAATTAGACTTCAATCGTTCCATGATAAGTTTATCGTCCCTTGGTCTATGCCAATATCATTTTAGTTAACAAAAGACATTCAATACTTAGATAAAACCATCTTCTTATTCCTTTAACATCGATTACAAGTGCTCTGACACTTAGAAAAATATACGCCTAAACAACTCAACCTTTTCTCGGACATATTCTTTTATAAACAAAAATATTCCTGGAGCGGATCGTTACATGATGTTCTGCTCCCTAAGGCATAAAGAACTTGTTGCGAAGGTACTATTCAGGTCATCATATAAGTACAAGTTATTTTCTGACTTCAAACATGAACTCGGTCAGAATTTTGGAGATAATTAAGCCAAGAGCAAATCCTCCTAGGTAAAGAAGGACGCGGACCTTCTGTCTCCGGATTTCTAGCTTTCGGCCTTTGGATAGTGCATTTTTCTTGCATATGGGGTAAAATGAAAACTTCTAGATATAGAAAGATATTTCATATCTTAGGATATTGTCAAATCTAAAGGAGATCTCGCCTAAAGCTACCTATATAAAGGAGTCTAAAATCCTAGAAGACTGAAACACTTTCGACTAAGATGCGGACATGTAGAACTAGGGTTTATAGACTAATAAGTTGTACTCGTGCTCTTAAGATTAATAAAACACAACATTTGATCTCCATAATTATCTTATTTTCTATTTTCGTTGTATCACGAAGAACTAAGAACCTTATATTGTTTTCCTAACAATTGTCATTCGTGTCAAATGCGATTCATGGGTTTTCCTTTTACTCGTTGGTATTGTTACTTTTGGATTATTTCAATTCATTTCTAGAATATAAATATATTGGCCAACTGCGACCTGTTACCAAATGTTTGTTTGTTTGATTGTCGAAGAACTAGGCATGGGCATCCGGATCCTCGGGTCGGGTTCGGGTCGGGTCTTGTCTGTTCCGGGTCTTTCGGGTCCTAGAAATTTAGATCCATATAGGTACTTATAATTTTTCGGGTCGGTTCCGGGTCGGGTCTTGTCGGGTCCTGGTCGGTTCGGGTCTATAATTTCAATAGCCGTAAAATACCCATAATTTTCTGGTATATTTCGGATTTGGGTCAGTCCGGATATTTAGGACCCGAAAAGGACCCGAAATACCTGAATTGGACCCGGAAATTCTAAAAATACCCGAAGAACCGCAAAAATACTCGAAAATACCCAAACATTTATCCAAAATCAGACACAAAACCCAAAATATACCCGAATTTTACCCGAATACCCGAATTATATTTTCTAAAAATCTAAAATTTTACCCGAAACCTACAATTATACCCGAAAACCCGAACCTGAAACTTTTAAAAAAAATTTGAAATACCAAAAATATACCCAATCACCCAGATATACCTAATATATACAATTATTTGCGGGTACTTCGGGTATCCGAACAGGTCTTGGGTAGGACCCGGACCCGAACCGAGACCCGCAGGTTCAAAAAAAGACCCAGTAAGTACTTTAGCATGGACCCGGACCCGAACCTGTATTTTCGGATCGGTTCCGGTTCGGATGTTCGGGTCCGGGTAAAATGTCCATGCCTACGAAGAATTTTGCGCGACTAAGTGAAGGTCACTGAAAATTTTATAGGACAATTCTTTCAAATAGTTTTTTTTAATGTTTTTGTCAGAAAATAGCCCTCGAAAAATAAGATGACCAAAATAGCATTTTTTATTTTCAAAATTTTAATTTTAATTTTTTTATTTTAAAAATTTTGAGCTCTTCCCCAAAACTCAATCCCTTAACTCTAAACTTTAAATCATATATTAGTGGACCATAAGGGTATAAATGCATATTTATCTTTCAATAAAATATATTTTGGTCATTTTCAGTGAATCTATTTTTGCGAAAATAAACTAAAATGTGTATTTATGGGAATTTCTCAATTTTTTATATTTAGTCGCTAATTTTTTTTAACTATATGAAATAAGACTTTTGACTGATCAAGCGACCAGAGTGACAGTAAAATGAATACAAAATGCGATCTAAGACTAGTTGCTGGTTGCAGGCCGCGGTGTCGCAGCCGCAGTGACCTCACGAACATGGCCCTTTTTCATGCCTTAATCTCTTTTTATATAAAAAAAAAATACAAGCTGTTAGAAAGCAATTAGTTTAGTCTTCCTGAAAAATCAGCAAACATAAAAAAAGATAAAAATTCAACGAGTACTATTTGTCTTCTTTCCATTAATTTCCTTCTTGTAACATACAGACATCTGAGGATCAAATCTTCTCTGATATGGGAAAGTTTAAAAGAAACCTTACTTTAGTCACCACCCTTTTGATTTTGCTTCAACTATGCAGCAACGTATCTTGCATCACAAGCACCTTAATCACTAGAAACAACACGATACGAGACGGAGACACACTGATCAGCGAGGAAGAAGTTTTCGAGCTCGGATTCTTCAGCCCGAACGATTCATCCTTAAGGTATGTCGGAATCTGGTACCAGAACATCCAACCTCAAACAATCGTCTGGGTAGCAAACCGAGAGAGGCCATTGTCTGATCACAACGGAGCTATAAAGCTTGCAGATGACGGGAACTTGGTGGTCGTCGACGGGAAAAACAACACCGTTTGGTCCACAAACGTGCCGCCCAAGTTAAAAAATACCGTTGCTGTTCTATTGGAAACAGGGGATCTGGTTCTGTGTTCAGATTCGGACAGGGACACTAGGTATTGGGAGAGCTTTAACAACCCAACTGATACTTTCTTGCCCGGTATGCGGGTTAGGGT
This sequence is a window from Brassica oleracea var. oleracea cultivar TO1000 chromosome C1, BOL, whole genome shotgun sequence. Protein-coding genes within it:
- the LOC106303193 gene encoding putative G-type lectin S-receptor-like serine/threonine-protein kinase At1g61610 isoform X1 — encoded protein: MAELKRNLTLVSTLLILLQLCSIVSCTTSTSITRNNTIRDGDTLISEEEVFELGFFSPKDSTLRYVGIWYKNIEPQTIVWVANRERPLSDHNGTLKLADDGNLVVVDGENNTVWSTNVPPKLNNTVAVLLETGDLVLSSDSDRDTRFWESFNNPTDTFLPGMRVRVNPTSGENRAFTPWMSETDPSPGRYSLGIDPIGPPEIVIWEGETRKWRSGPWDSVIFTGIPDMSRVTNYIYGFKLSSPPERDGSVYFTYVPSDSSDLLRFQITLDGVIEQFRWNKDAKSWTLLLLKPSTECEKYNRCGNYSVCDESKEFGSGKCSCIDGFEPVNQNLWDDGDFSGGCKRRVPLNCSQSLREDEFMELRGMKLPDFGSFVSLRNSETCKDVCVRDCLCNAYAFVRGIGCMIWTRDLIDMERFQHGGQSINIRLAESELGGKENSKLWIIILSVIGAFLLVLCIWILCKFKKRVKGEVSSHTHCFKKTILWRNKHLPVFEENKDYSVKSSSSTSQVLVGGLVDTPDFPIFSFNSVALATGNFAEENKLGQGGFGTVYKGNFPGDTEIAVKRLSGKSKQGLEEFKNEILLIAKLQHRNLVRLVGCCIENNEKILLYEYMPNKSLDSFLFDEGKRGSLDWKKRWDIIGGIARGLLYLHRDSRLKIIHRDLKSSNILLDKEMNPKISDFGMARIFNYRQDQANTIRVVGTYGYMAPEYAMEGMFSDKSDVYSFGVLILEIVSGSKNFSFRGSEHGSLIGYAWNLWSQGKTKELIDPTVKDTQDVNEAMRCVHVGMLCTQDSVIYRPNIGSVLLMLESRMSNLPRPRQPTFHSFLNSGEIVEGQDVATVNDITLTTVVGR
- the LOC106303193 gene encoding putative G-type lectin S-receptor-like serine/threonine-protein kinase At1g61610 isoform X2 produces the protein MAELKRNLTLVSTLLILLQLCSIVSCTTSTSITRNNTIRDGDTLISEEEVFELGFFSPKDSTLRYVGIWYKNIEPQTIVWVANRERPLSDHNGTLKLADDGNLVVVDGENNTVWSTNVPPKLNNTVAVLLETGDLVLSSDSDRDTRFWESFNNPTDTFLPGMRVRVNPTSGENRAFTPWMSETDPSPGRYSLGIDPIGPPEIVIWEGETRKWRSGPWDSVIFTGIPDMSRVTNYIYGFKLSSPPERDGSVYFTYVPSDSSDLLRFQITLDGVIEQFRWNKDAKSWTLLLLKPSTECEKYNRCGNYSVCDESKEFGSGKCSCIDGFEPVNQNLWDDGDFSGGCKRRVPLNCSQSLREDEFMELRGMKLPDFGSFVSLRNSETCKDVCVRDCLCNAYAFVRGIGCMIWTRDLIDMERFQHGGQSINIRLAESELGGKENSKLWIIILSVIGAFLLVLCIWILCKFKKRVKAILWRNKHLPVFEENKDYSVKSSSSTSQVLVGGLVDTPDFPIFSFNSVALATGNFAEENKLGQGGFGTVYKGNFPGDTEIAVKRLSGKSKQGLEEFKNEILLIAKLQHRNLVRLVGCCIENNEKILLYEYMPNKSLDSFLFDEGKRGSLDWKKRWDIIGGIARGLLYLHRDSRLKIIHRDLKSSNILLDKEMNPKISDFGMARIFNYRQDQANTIRVVGTYGYMAPEYAMEGMFSDKSDVYSFGVLILEIVSGSKNFSFRGSEHGSLIGYAWNLWSQGKTKELIDPTVKDTQDVNEAMRCVHVGMLCTQDSVIYRPNIGSVLLMLESRMSNLPRPRQPTFHSFLNSGEIVEGQDVATVNDITLTTVVGR